Proteins encoded together in one Laspinema palackyanum D2c window:
- a CDS encoding class I SAM-dependent methyltransferase, with protein sequence MNLPSSPLDRTEWNAELYDRKHGFVSQYGTDLLELLQPKTGDRILDLGCGTGYLAQQIASKGAEVIGVDQSISMIAQARQSYPHLTFEVKNGEKLDFSEQFDKVFSNAALHWMKAAENVIEGIFKSLKPGGLFVAEFGGKGNVQQIIQACYSNIESAGYPLDITLTPWYFPSISEYTTLLENRGFEVDFSQLFDRPTPLEDGENGLRNWIAMFGNSLFAEIPQEAQRAILADIETQLSPQLYREGTWFADYKRIRVRAKKVG encoded by the coding sequence ATGAACCTGCCCTCTTCCCCATTAGACCGAACGGAATGGAATGCTGAACTGTACGATCGCAAACATGGATTTGTCAGTCAGTATGGAACCGATTTATTAGAACTCTTGCAACCTAAAACCGGCGATCGCATCCTCGATTTAGGCTGTGGTACAGGTTATCTCGCCCAACAAATTGCCAGCAAGGGTGCTGAAGTCATCGGCGTAGATCAGTCTATTTCGATGATTGCTCAAGCGCGTCAATCCTATCCTCACCTCACCTTTGAAGTCAAGAATGGAGAAAAATTAGACTTTTCCGAACAATTTGATAAAGTCTTTTCCAACGCGGCCCTCCACTGGATGAAGGCGGCAGAAAACGTCATTGAAGGAATTTTTAAATCCTTAAAACCTGGGGGATTATTTGTCGCCGAATTTGGCGGGAAAGGAAATGTTCAACAAATTATTCAGGCTTGCTATTCTAACATAGAATCGGCAGGTTATCCCCTCGATATCACGCTCACTCCTTGGTATTTTCCCAGTATTAGTGAATATACCACCCTGTTAGAAAATAGAGGATTTGAGGTAGATTTTTCCCAATTGTTTGACCGTCCAACTCCGTTAGAAGATGGGGAAAATGGATTAAGAAATTGGATTGCCATGTTTGGAAATAGCTTATTTGCTGAAATTCCCCAGGAAGCGCAACGGGCAATTTTGGCCGATATCGAAACTCAACTGTCACCGCAATTGTATCGAGAGGGGACTTGGTTTGCGGATTATAAACGAATCCGAGTTAGAGCCAAAAAAGTAGGATAG
- a CDS encoding dipeptide ABC transporter ATP-binding protein produces the protein MNDALFRVENLRVAYPSGRGGGGSESVWAVNGVSFTLSPGERMGLVGESGCGKSTLGRAAMRLLPPSSLVEGKVYFKGQSVFDLTPSELRRFRGEAVALIFQDPMTRLDPLMTIGDHCIETLNAHQPNLSRKQAKDKAVATLEAVKIPAARWSQYPHEFSGGMRQRVAIALALLLDPKLIVADEPTTSLDVTVSAEILQELTRLCRERDLALLLISHDLAMVGEYCDRIAVMYKGEMVETGKTQEVLFNPQHPYTQSLLKAALHIQAIDPDAVQTPPDLKSTPLLCLKDLQQHYTLETNLLDRWLLGKQNQTIKAVDGVNLQIYKGETLGLVGESGCGKSTLSRTILQLVTPTGGQVEFLGQELTQLSRRSMQQQRRQIQMVFQDPHACLNPMMTVGQSIADPLFIHNLATPQKAKELVMQMLERVGLTPASDFYERYPSDLSGGQQQRVAIARALITQPQLLICDEPVSMLDASVQTQVLELMLELKQEFDLTYLFITHDLWVARFFCDRIAVMNSGQIVELGNTREIFTNPQHPYTKTLLGAAPLLART, from the coding sequence ATGAATGACGCTTTATTTCGTGTAGAAAATCTGCGAGTTGCCTACCCTTCCGGACGTGGTGGGGGTGGGAGTGAGTCGGTTTGGGCGGTGAATGGGGTGTCCTTTACCCTGTCACCGGGGGAACGGATGGGACTGGTGGGAGAATCCGGCTGCGGTAAGTCTACCTTAGGACGCGCCGCGATGCGATTGTTGCCTCCCTCTAGCTTAGTCGAGGGAAAAGTGTACTTTAAGGGTCAGTCCGTCTTTGACTTGACCCCATCGGAGTTACGCCGGTTTCGGGGAGAAGCGGTGGCCCTGATTTTTCAAGACCCGATGACGAGGTTAGACCCCTTGATGACGATTGGAGATCATTGTATAGAGACCCTGAACGCTCATCAACCGAATTTAAGCCGAAAACAGGCTAAGGATAAGGCAGTTGCCACGTTAGAGGCGGTGAAGATTCCGGCAGCGCGATGGTCCCAATATCCTCATGAGTTTAGTGGGGGGATGCGCCAACGGGTGGCGATCGCCTTGGCCCTATTGCTAGATCCGAAGTTAATTGTCGCCGATGAACCGACCACCAGTTTAGATGTGACGGTTTCAGCAGAAATTTTACAGGAACTCACTCGCCTCTGTCGAGAGCGCGATTTGGCCCTGTTGCTGATTTCTCACGATTTGGCAATGGTGGGGGAATATTGCGATCGCATTGCGGTGATGTATAAAGGGGAAATGGTAGAAACCGGCAAAACTCAAGAGGTGTTGTTTAATCCGCAACATCCCTATACACAATCCCTCCTCAAAGCTGCCTTACATATTCAGGCGATCGACCCAGATGCTGTCCAAACCCCTCCCGACCTCAAATCCACTCCTCTGCTCTGTCTGAAAGACTTACAGCAACACTATACCCTAGAAACTAACTTACTTGATCGCTGGCTGTTAGGGAAACAAAACCAGACAATTAAAGCGGTGGATGGGGTCAATTTACAGATTTACAAAGGAGAAACTCTCGGGTTAGTGGGAGAATCGGGCTGTGGAAAAAGTACCCTCTCTCGCACGATTTTACAACTGGTGACCCCTACGGGTGGTCAAGTGGAATTTTTGGGTCAGGAACTCACCCAACTGTCCCGGCGGTCGATGCAGCAACAACGCAGACAGATCCAGATGGTGTTTCAAGACCCCCATGCTTGTCTTAATCCGATGATGACGGTAGGACAAAGCATTGCTGACCCCCTGTTTATTCATAATTTAGCGACTCCGCAGAAAGCTAAAGAATTGGTGATGCAGATGTTGGAACGGGTGGGTTTAACTCCGGCATCGGACTTTTATGAACGCTATCCTTCGGATTTGTCTGGGGGTCAACAGCAACGGGTGGCGATCGCCCGCGCTTTGATTACGCAGCCTCAGTTACTGATTTGTGATGAGCCGGTGAGTATGTTAGATGCCAGCGTCCAAACTCAGGTTTTGGAGTTGATGTTGGAGTTAAAGCAGGAATTTGACCTGACTTATTTGTTTATTACCCATGATTTGTGGGTGGCGCGGTTTTTCTGCGATCGCATTGCGGTGATGAATTCCGGGCAGATTGTAGAACTCGGCAACACCCGCGAGATTTTCACAAATCCTCAGCATCCCTATACCAAAACCTTGCTCGGTGCGGCTCCTCTGTTAGCCCGCACTTAA
- a CDS encoding zf-TFIIB domain-containing protein, producing MQCPKDKNETLVDGFLSGDLPVKHCVDCQGSWISSTDYEPWRSQQRRQMIPPTYVTREVGRDFIPPETDMKAGLCPECNRYLSRSKVMAKNPFYVERCPSCGGFWCDRGEWEILEELELHDSLEQIFSGEWQARVRSILQSEKERDATIDKLGPEVAEMVFQLAEVLEQHPNGDFGVAYLMRRFDKPQ from the coding sequence ATGCAATGCCCAAAAGATAAGAATGAGACCCTAGTCGATGGATTTTTGTCCGGGGATCTCCCCGTCAAGCACTGTGTGGATTGTCAAGGCAGTTGGATTTCCTCAACGGACTACGAGCCCTGGCGATCGCAGCAACGTCGGCAGATGATTCCCCCAACTTATGTGACTCGCGAAGTCGGCAGAGACTTCATTCCCCCTGAGACGGACATGAAAGCAGGATTATGTCCGGAATGTAATCGCTACCTTTCCCGTTCCAAAGTGATGGCAAAAAACCCGTTCTATGTGGAACGCTGTCCCAGTTGTGGCGGGTTCTGGTGCGATCGCGGGGAATGGGAAATCCTCGAAGAACTAGAACTCCATGATAGCCTAGAACAGATTTTTTCGGGGGAATGGCAAGCCCGAGTGCGATCGATCCTTCAATCCGAAAAAGAACGCGATGCCACCATCGACAAATTAGGCCCAGAAGTGGCAGAAATGGTCTTCCAACTCGCGGAAGTTCTCGAACAACACCCCAATGGCGATTTCGGCGTCGCCTATTTAATGCGGCGCTTTGATAAACCGCAATAA
- the patD gene encoding heterocyst frequency control protein PatD, with protein MLPDVHVQCYQNLMQALKQLTEMANTPNPDQATVRASTLEMQQIFQAQILSLGMEELDPGMVSLVQSFQTELHKQIRLLVNDVMFLGSARQAQTLERRWIAVRDRLKSCIGYCEAILSIPAPN; from the coding sequence ATGCTGCCGGATGTTCATGTCCAGTGTTATCAAAATTTGATGCAAGCACTAAAGCAATTGACGGAAATGGCCAATACACCGAATCCGGATCAAGCGACGGTGCGAGCCAGTACACTTGAAATGCAACAAATTTTTCAGGCTCAAATCTTGAGCTTAGGGATGGAGGAGCTAGACCCGGGTATGGTGTCCCTGGTGCAGTCGTTTCAGACGGAACTGCATAAGCAGATCCGGTTATTGGTAAATGACGTGATGTTTTTAGGTTCGGCTCGACAAGCGCAGACTCTTGAGCGGCGTTGGATTGCTGTCCGCGATCGCCTGAAGAGTTGCATCGGCTACTGCGAAGCCATTTTGTCGATCCCCGCCCCGAATTAA
- a CDS encoding RelA/SpoT family protein — MIMNPVAPTCSFDVEIPEWLQTCLISYNDSPDSAYPDLSQNDNSLICRAFEFAYQLHECQRRKSGEPYIIHPIAVAGLLRELGGSSAMIAAGFLHDVVEDTEVTLEEIEERFGEEVRQLVEGVTKLSKFNFSSKTERQAENFRRMFLAMAKDIRVIVVKLADRLHNMRTLESLADVKRQRIALETREIFAPLANRLGIGRFKWELEDLAFKYLEPESYRQMQDLVAEKRIDRETRLNKVTETLRMRLEELGIGCTEVSGRPKHLYGIYQKMQRQNKKFEEIYDVAAVRILVQKSEECYRALAIAHDAFRPLPGRFKDYIGLPKPNRYQSLHTVVLGPTGRPIEVQIRTVEMHHVAEYGIAAHWKYKETGSSHSKLNNDDEKFTWLRQLLEWQSDLKDAQEYLENVKDNLFDEDVYVFTPQGDLISLKQGATPVDFAYRIHTEVGNHCAGARVNERLVTLDTPLNNGDIVEILTQKNCHPSLDWLNFAITTTAKTRIRQWYKRSHRDENVQRGRDMLEKELGKNGFESLLKSEQMLQVAQRCNYHSVEDLLAAVGYGELTINQVVHRLRGEVTDRQTLAQTQPLLLPGVTVRASLPPAQTKGKHPIAGVEGLVYHLARCCTPIPGEAIIGIVTLGDRGISIHRQGCSNVHGIPGDRLVPVNWNPTDCSEGRPQSYPVEISIQVLDRVGVLNDILSRLKDNNVNVRSANVKTYMGKPATIELGIDICDHHQLERTFNQIRQISDVLNLRRLSNVAD; from the coding sequence ATGATTATGAACCCCGTTGCTCCAACCTGCTCCTTTGATGTCGAGATTCCCGAATGGCTGCAAACCTGCTTAATCTCCTATAACGACTCTCCAGACTCAGCCTATCCAGACCTATCCCAGAACGATAACTCCCTGATCTGTCGCGCCTTTGAATTTGCCTATCAACTCCATGAATGTCAGCGGCGCAAATCCGGCGAACCTTATATCATCCATCCGATCGCCGTTGCCGGACTCCTGCGGGAACTCGGTGGCAGCAGTGCCATGATTGCCGCTGGGTTTTTGCATGATGTCGTCGAAGATACCGAAGTTACCTTAGAAGAAATCGAAGAACGCTTCGGGGAAGAAGTCCGCCAACTCGTCGAAGGCGTCACCAAACTCTCCAAATTTAACTTTTCCAGCAAAACCGAAAGGCAAGCAGAGAACTTCCGCAGGATGTTTCTGGCAATGGCTAAAGATATCCGAGTAATCGTCGTGAAACTCGCCGATCGCCTGCATAATATGCGAACCCTAGAGTCCCTCGCCGATGTCAAGCGACAGCGCATCGCCCTGGAAACCCGCGAAATCTTTGCACCCCTAGCCAATCGTCTGGGGATCGGGCGGTTTAAATGGGAACTGGAAGACTTAGCCTTTAAATATCTCGAACCCGAATCCTACCGCCAGATGCAGGATCTCGTCGCCGAAAAACGGATCGACCGCGAAACCCGCCTGAATAAAGTCACCGAAACCCTGCGAATGCGCTTGGAAGAACTGGGGATCGGTTGCACCGAAGTCAGTGGACGTCCCAAGCATCTGTACGGGATCTATCAAAAAATGCAGCGCCAGAACAAAAAATTTGAAGAAATATACGACGTCGCAGCGGTGAGAATTCTCGTCCAAAAAAGCGAAGAATGCTACCGAGCCCTGGCGATCGCTCATGATGCCTTCCGTCCGCTACCCGGTCGATTCAAAGACTATATCGGTCTACCTAAACCCAACCGCTATCAATCCTTGCATACCGTCGTCCTCGGACCCACAGGCAGGCCCATTGAAGTGCAAATCCGCACCGTAGAAATGCATCACGTTGCCGAGTACGGGATCGCAGCCCACTGGAAATATAAAGAAACCGGCTCCAGCCACAGTAAACTTAATAACGATGATGAGAAATTTACTTGGTTACGGCAGCTATTGGAATGGCAAAGTGACCTCAAAGATGCTCAAGAATATCTCGAAAATGTTAAGGATAATTTATTCGATGAAGATGTCTATGTCTTCACCCCTCAAGGGGATTTAATCTCTCTAAAACAAGGGGCAACACCCGTGGATTTTGCCTATCGAATTCATACAGAAGTCGGCAACCATTGTGCTGGGGCGCGGGTGAATGAGCGATTGGTTACTTTGGATACGCCCTTAAATAATGGGGATATCGTCGAGATTCTCACTCAGAAAAATTGTCATCCGAGTTTAGATTGGCTGAATTTCGCCATTACGACAACAGCGAAAACCCGAATTCGCCAGTGGTACAAGCGATCGCATCGCGATGAGAATGTCCAACGGGGTCGGGATATGTTGGAAAAAGAATTGGGCAAAAATGGATTTGAATCCTTGCTCAAATCGGAACAAATGCTGCAAGTGGCTCAACGCTGCAATTACCACAGTGTGGAGGATTTACTCGCCGCAGTCGGCTATGGAGAACTCACCATCAATCAAGTGGTCCATCGCCTGCGGGGTGAAGTCACCGATCGCCAAACCTTGGCACAGACTCAGCCCTTGTTACTGCCCGGAGTCACCGTCAGGGCCTCTCTTCCCCCAGCACAGACGAAAGGGAAACACCCGATCGCCGGAGTCGAGGGATTAGTTTATCATCTGGCTCGATGTTGTACACCGATCCCCGGAGAAGCCATTATTGGGATTGTCACCCTGGGAGATCGGGGGATTTCCATTCACCGCCAAGGCTGTTCCAACGTTCACGGGATTCCCGGCGATCGCCTCGTCCCCGTCAACTGGAATCCCACGGATTGCTCCGAGGGTCGTCCTCAAAGCTATCCCGTTGAGATTTCAATCCAAGTGCTCGATCGCGTCGGGGTACTCAACGACATTTTGTCTCGATTGAAAGATAACAATGTCAACGTCCGCAGCGCCAACGTGAAAACTTATATGGGTAAACCAGCAACCATCGAACTGGGGATCGATATTTGCGATCACCACCAACTCGAACGCACCTTTAACCAAATTCGACAAATCAGCGATGTGCTGAATCTGCGACGCCTGAGCAATGTTGCGGATTAA
- the dusB gene encoding tRNA dihydrouridine synthase DusB, with protein MPVLSPELQKKLATPLKIGQVTVKSRVLQSPLSGVTDLVFRRLVRRYAPDSMMYTEMVQASSLHYLREVPKIMEVDPNERPISIQLFDCRPDFLAEAAVMAVAEGADTIDINMGCPVNKITKNGGGSSLLRDPKTAEAIVRAVVKAVSVPVTVKTRIGWSDQEINILDFAKGMEDAGAAMITIHGRTRDQGYHGSAKWEWIRRVKEVLSIPVIGNGDIFSVEMAVRCLEETGADGVMCSRGTLGYPFLVGEIDHFLKTGEELSAPTPIERLECAKEHLRGLWEYKGDRGVQQARKHLTWYVKGFYGAGELRDQLARVESVAQGCELIDRAIAQGIKHESQRS; from the coding sequence ATGCCCGTTCTTTCTCCTGAATTGCAAAAAAAACTAGCAACTCCCCTAAAAATTGGTCAGGTTACGGTTAAAAGTCGGGTCTTGCAATCCCCCCTATCTGGCGTGACAGATTTAGTCTTTCGTCGTCTGGTCCGTCGCTACGCGCCAGACTCGATGATGTACACTGAAATGGTGCAAGCGAGCAGTTTGCACTATCTGCGGGAAGTTCCTAAAATTATGGAAGTGGACCCCAATGAACGTCCGATTAGTATTCAACTCTTTGACTGTCGCCCAGATTTCTTAGCGGAGGCGGCAGTGATGGCGGTGGCAGAAGGGGCCGATACCATTGATATTAATATGGGCTGTCCGGTGAATAAAATTACCAAAAATGGCGGGGGTTCTTCGTTGTTACGGGACCCCAAAACTGCCGAGGCGATCGTCCGTGCAGTAGTCAAAGCGGTATCCGTCCCCGTGACGGTGAAAACCCGCATTGGTTGGTCGGATCAGGAGATTAATATCCTTGACTTTGCCAAGGGAATGGAGGATGCGGGTGCGGCGATGATTACCATTCATGGTCGGACTCGGGACCAAGGATATCATGGCAGTGCCAAGTGGGAGTGGATTCGACGAGTTAAAGAGGTGCTTTCGATTCCGGTGATTGGGAATGGGGATATTTTTTCGGTGGAAATGGCGGTGCGCTGTTTGGAGGAAACAGGGGCGGATGGGGTGATGTGTTCCCGGGGGACCTTGGGGTATCCGTTTTTAGTGGGAGAGATTGACCATTTCCTGAAAACTGGGGAGGAGTTGTCTGCACCTACCCCGATTGAGCGATTGGAATGTGCGAAGGAGCATTTACGCGGGTTGTGGGAGTACAAAGGCGATCGCGGAGTGCAACAGGCGCGAAAGCATTTGACTTGGTATGTGAAAGGGTTTTACGGTGCCGGAGAGCTACGGGATCAGTTGGCCCGGGTGGAGTCAGTGGCCCAGGGATGCGAGTTAATCGATCGCGCGATCGCCCAAGGGATTAAACACGAATCTCAGAGGTCCTGA
- a CDS encoding EAL domain-containing response regulator — protein sequence MSKILVIEDTAEILNNILDFLEAEDFEGSGATNGREGVELAKSEGFDLIICDIMMPELDGYGVLQALRADPNTVNIPLIFLTAKGDRSDVRQGMNLGADDYLTKPFTKKELLEAIEARLKRTGQQTEQIKKVSEQLNLLEKFDSLTGLPNLSRLEGKEGLLEEAIAQSQGRNPLVPFLLLGLDKFARINDTISYGKGDLILQQVARRLMDFTERLNGVGAVRMGGDEFGIVLPPVAEKETAVAIAQKLLQEIAQPYPIERKSIPLTASIGIAFYPTVSNVEELRRQARVAMGEAKQSGGNSCKIYTRPLFGFDTAKELELASDLRRSWEQKQLQVFYQPRIDLRKKKITSVAAVPYWDHPRLGPIPPAKVMSLAQEVGLVRQMSEWMLQIACQQGKLWQNEAKLSVRISTSISEQLLNDVNITEMIIEALKSTGLDPRYLELEIPAEAIANTKNLNALGSQLLQFKRLGLHLTIAQFGIVQSSLNYLGNLGLDSLKISRSLIGNPTQNAPLLNAIIQMAHGINLRTVADGVETEAQVNLLKKQKCDEIQQETAVSEREIRRLFGKR from the coding sequence ATGAGCAAAATATTAGTCATTGAAGATACAGCGGAAATTCTGAATAACATCCTCGATTTTCTGGAAGCTGAAGATTTTGAAGGAAGTGGGGCTACCAATGGACGGGAAGGGGTTGAACTGGCAAAATCCGAGGGGTTCGATCTGATTATCTGTGATATTATGATGCCCGAACTCGATGGGTATGGGGTATTACAAGCATTAAGAGCGGATCCGAATACCGTCAATATTCCCTTGATTTTTTTGACGGCAAAGGGTGATCGTTCCGATGTGCGTCAAGGCATGAATCTGGGGGCGGATGATTATCTGACAAAACCCTTTACTAAGAAGGAATTACTAGAGGCGATCGAAGCGAGACTCAAACGAACGGGACAGCAAACTGAACAGATTAAGAAAGTGTCAGAACAACTTAATCTCTTAGAAAAATTTGATTCTCTCACGGGTTTACCGAACTTGTCCAGATTAGAGGGAAAAGAGGGTTTATTGGAAGAGGCGATCGCCCAAAGTCAGGGCAGAAATCCCCTTGTTCCCTTCCTCCTCTTAGGGTTGGATAAATTTGCTCGAATTAATGATACTATTAGTTATGGAAAGGGTGACCTAATTTTACAACAGGTGGCCCGCCGCCTGATGGATTTTACTGAACGACTAAATGGAGTCGGTGCAGTTCGGATGGGGGGTGACGAGTTTGGAATTGTGCTACCTCCGGTGGCTGAGAAAGAAACTGCTGTAGCGATCGCCCAAAAATTATTACAAGAAATCGCTCAACCCTACCCGATTGAACGCAAATCCATTCCCCTCACCGCCTCAATCGGCATCGCCTTTTATCCCACTGTATCCAATGTGGAAGAACTCCGCAGACAAGCCAGGGTAGCAATGGGTGAAGCCAAGCAATCCGGGGGCAATTCCTGTAAAATCTATACCCGTCCCTTGTTTGGATTTGATACGGCTAAGGAGTTGGAACTCGCCTCGGATTTGCGGCGCAGTTGGGAGCAAAAACAACTGCAAGTCTTTTATCAACCCCGCATCGATCTTCGGAAGAAAAAAATTACGTCAGTTGCGGCAGTCCCTTATTGGGATCATCCGCGATTGGGACCGATTCCCCCCGCTAAAGTCATGTCTTTAGCCCAAGAAGTGGGACTGGTGCGTCAGATGAGTGAATGGATGTTACAAATCGCTTGTCAGCAGGGGAAACTCTGGCAAAATGAGGCAAAACTCTCGGTCCGAATCTCGACGAGTATCTCGGAACAATTGCTAAATGATGTAAATATCACCGAGATGATAATTGAGGCTTTAAAAAGTACGGGTCTCGACCCTCGGTATTTGGAATTAGAGATTCCAGCCGAGGCGATCGCCAATACCAAAAACCTGAATGCCCTAGGCTCTCAATTGCTCCAATTCAAACGGCTAGGATTGCACCTCACCATCGCCCAATTTGGCATCGTTCAAAGTTCCCTGAATTATCTGGGAAATTTGGGTTTGGATAGTCTCAAAATATCCCGGAGTTTGATTGGTAATCCCACTCAAAATGCTCCCCTTCTCAATGCCATTATCCAAATGGCCCACGGCATCAATTTAAGGACAGTCGCTGATGGGGTGGAAACCGAAGCTCAAGTTAATCTGTTGAAGAAACAAAAATGTGATGAAATTCAACAAGAAACAGCGGTTTCTGAACGGGAAATTAGGCGATTGTTCGGCAAACGATAA
- a CDS encoding CHAT domain-containing protein: protein MSWSEIPCLSIAIAPLNTNSDAKHFAIWVLKAPYPGGYVHYDCPWPDSLTQTWQAWHQLFSLQPLPSVWNLLPSSQDNALSLLNPSSSKSPASYSARLMQQLGLQLWDWLFGEALQNSYAQSMGIAMGQDRPLRIQLEIRDPELIALPWELMQPRPGKPTICLNPQLRFSRTTSDVDPLAIRCTAQALKILLVLGEEVETPGDSSQPENRLQLQKEANALAQVLEQSDRNRQGSDNILPVSCHVDTLIQPTPSELIETLETGNYNIFFYAGHGICAPAGGQLLLRTGTPLSGTELAQVLVRSEVTLALFNACWGAQSDRQNEQAIPRSSLAEVLIHHGVPAVLGMRDSITDEEALSFIQAFTSALADRMSIDRAVAVARQQLLTVYKFNQPAWTLPVLYMHPEFNGELIQPLDYLETELPENTPSGIRPLISLAYLRSLDISNQVWPIRGGLMRVGRRSQNDLVIQERWVSQRHAEIFYRDMSGTGSVPAYFLRDFSRYGTLIKSSDGWQKVHHQEVKLESGILLKFGSSQGQTLEFAIDEWQTHDTGEKG, encoded by the coding sequence ATGTCTTGGTCTGAGATTCCTTGCCTGAGCATCGCGATCGCGCCCTTAAATACCAACTCTGATGCAAAACACTTTGCCATCTGGGTTCTCAAAGCCCCCTATCCCGGTGGCTATGTTCATTATGACTGTCCCTGGCCCGATAGCCTCACCCAAACCTGGCAAGCGTGGCATCAGCTATTTTCCCTACAGCCCTTGCCCTCAGTCTGGAATCTGCTGCCTTCATCCCAAGACAATGCCTTGTCCCTGCTCAACCCCAGCAGCAGTAAGTCTCCAGCCAGTTACAGTGCTCGCCTGATGCAGCAGTTAGGACTCCAGCTTTGGGATTGGCTATTTGGGGAGGCGCTTCAAAATAGCTACGCCCAAAGCATGGGGATCGCAATGGGTCAGGACCGACCTCTGCGGATCCAGTTAGAAATTCGGGACCCCGAACTGATCGCGTTGCCTTGGGAACTGATGCAACCCCGTCCGGGTAAACCCACCATTTGCCTCAATCCCCAATTACGATTTAGCCGGACGACCAGTGATGTAGACCCCCTAGCGATTCGTTGCACCGCGCAAGCTTTAAAAATTTTATTAGTCTTAGGGGAAGAAGTCGAAACCCCCGGTGATTCCTCCCAACCGGAAAACCGCCTGCAACTGCAAAAAGAAGCGAATGCCTTAGCGCAGGTCCTGGAACAGAGCGATCGCAACCGTCAAGGCAGTGACAATATCCTGCCGGTATCTTGCCATGTAGATACCTTAATCCAACCCACACCCAGTGAACTAATCGAAACTCTGGAAACGGGAAATTATAATATTTTCTTCTATGCAGGTCACGGCATCTGTGCGCCTGCGGGGGGTCAGTTATTATTAAGAACGGGAACTCCCCTGAGTGGGACGGAATTGGCTCAAGTGCTGGTCCGCTCAGAAGTGACTTTAGCGCTGTTTAATGCTTGTTGGGGTGCTCAAAGCGATCGCCAGAATGAACAAGCGATTCCGCGCAGTAGTCTCGCCGAGGTCCTGATTCATCATGGCGTCCCGGCAGTATTGGGAATGCGCGACTCGATTACTGATGAAGAGGCGTTAAGTTTTATTCAAGCTTTTACCAGCGCCTTGGCGGACCGAATGTCTATCGATCGCGCTGTGGCAGTCGCCCGACAACAGTTATTAACGGTTTATAAATTTAATCAACCCGCCTGGACCTTGCCGGTCCTTTATATGCATCCGGAGTTTAATGGGGAATTAATCCAACCCCTGGATTATCTGGAGACGGAACTCCCGGAGAACACGCCTTCGGGGATTCGGCCTTTAATTAGTCTGGCTTATTTGCGATCGCTCGATATCAGCAATCAAGTCTGGCCGATTCGCGGGGGCCTCATGCGCGTGGGGCGTCGGTCTCAGAATGACCTCGTGATTCAGGAACGGTGGGTTTCCCAACGACACGCCGAAATTTTTTATCGGGATATGTCTGGGACAGGTTCGGTCCCCGCTTATTTTCTGCGGGACTTTTCTCGGTATGGAACCTTAATTAAAAGTAGTGATGGCTGGCAAAAAGTCCACCATCAGGAAGTGAAGTTAGAATCAGGAATTTTACTCAAATTTGGCAGTTCCCAGGGTCAAACGTTAGAGTTTGCCATTGATGAATGGCAAACTCATGACACCGGAGAAAAGGGATAA
- the petD gene encoding cytochrome b6-f complex subunit IV, which yields MSILKKPDLSDPKLRAKLAMGMGHNYYGEPAWPNDLLYVFPVVILGTIALCVGLGVLDPAMVGEPADPFATPLEILPEWYLWPSFQMLRVVPNKLLGIALMGAIPVGLMVIPFIENVNKFQNPFRRPLATAVFLFGTLFTIWLGVGAIMPIDKSLTLGLF from the coding sequence ATGTCTATTTTGAAAAAGCCGGATCTGAGCGATCCGAAGTTGCGGGCTAAATTGGCAATGGGGATGGGCCATAACTATTATGGCGAACCCGCTTGGCCAAATGACCTGCTGTATGTCTTCCCCGTAGTTATTCTCGGGACGATCGCCCTGTGCGTTGGATTGGGTGTTCTCGACCCCGCAATGGTCGGAGAACCCGCTGACCCCTTCGCGACGCCCTTAGAAATTCTTCCCGAATGGTATCTGTGGCCTTCGTTCCAGATGCTGCGCGTTGTTCCTAACAAACTGTTAGGAATTGCCTTGATGGGTGCGATTCCCGTTGGTTTGATGGTTATTCCCTTTATTGAGAACGTCAACAAATTCCAAAACCCCTTCCGTCGTCCTCTGGCTACGGCAGTGTTCCTGTTTGGGACTTTGTTCACCATCTGGTTGGGAGTCGGCGCAATCATGCCGATCGACAAGTCTCTGACTCTCGGTCTATTCTAA